The Blattabacterium cuenoti genome includes the window TAATTTTTACAAAATCCAATAATAACTGATATATTATTTTTAATAATTCCAGCTTTTTCCAACGCAATTTGTGATAAACTATTTCCTAAAATTTTTGTATGATCTTTACTAACATTTGTAATAACAGAAATTTCTGGAATAATTATATTTGTTGAATCTAAACGCCCACCTAAACCAGTTTCTATAATTGCCATAAATACTTTTTGATTTTTAAAATATTCAAAAGCTAAACAAGTATTGAGTTCAAAAAATGAAATATTTTTTTGTTCTATAATTTTTTTATTTTGATTAATAAATTCTATAATAAAATTTTTATCAATTAATTTTCCATTACAAAAAATTCTTTCTCTAAAATTTATTAAGTGAGGAGAAGTAAATAATCCAATATTATATTTTTCTTCTTGAAGTATAGAATATAACATATGTGCAGTAGATCCTTTACCATTTGTTCCTGCTATATGAATGCTTTTAAAAGCATTTTGTGGATGTCCTAAATAAGAACAAAAATAATTAATTCTTTCTAATCCAGTTTGATAATAATTTTTTTCTTTTTTTTGAAATGAATAAAAACGATCCAATATCCATTTAATAGTTTCAGTATAATTCACTATTTATAATTTTTTTTTATAAAAAATCACTAAATTTACGCTTTTTAAACAAAACCTTATATTAATAATTTGAATTTTATTGAAAAAATAATAGAGGACGATATTCAAAAAGGATTTCCTATACATAATCTTAAATTTCGATTTCCTCCAGAACCAAATGGTGCACTTCATTTAGGACATGTCAAAGCTATTTATTTAAATTTTTATTTAGGACAAAAATATCAAGCTCCAGTAAATCTGAGATTTGATGATACAAATCCTAATTTATATGATGGACATAAGTATGTAGAATTTATTAAAAATGATATAATATTTTTAGGATTTAAATGGGATAAAGAATGTTATGCATCAGATTATTTTCAAATATTATATGAATTAGCAAGAATGTTGATTAAAAATGATAAAGCATATGTTGATAATCAAACTCAATATATGATTCAAATTCAAAGAAAAAATCCTATTGAAAAAGGAATTAATAGCATATTCAGAAATAGATGTGTAGAAGAAAACTTATATCTTTTTGAAAAAATGAAAAATGGATGTTTTAAAGAAGGAACTTGTGTCTTGAGAGCTAAAATTGATATGAGTTCTTCTAATATGAATATGAGGGATCCAATTATGTATAGAATATTAAAAAAAAAACATTTTCGTACCAAAAATACATGGTGTATTTATCCTACTTATGATTGGACTCATGGACAATGTGATTATATAGAACAAATATCTCATTCTTTATGTTCATCAGAATTTGAAAATAGACGTCCTTTATATAATTGGTATTTAGATCAAATTGTTGATAAACAACAAAAAATCAAACCTAAACAAATAGAATTTTCAAGATTAAATTTACAAAATGCTATTACTAGTAAAAGAGAAATACAAAAATTAATTGATAAACAAATCATTAATTCTTGGAATGATCCAAGAATATATACTATTTCAGGATTACGTAGAAAAGGATATACTGCAGTAGGTATTAAAAAATTTATTCAAGATATAGGAGTGACAAAAAGAAATAATGTCATAAATATATCTCTTTTAGAACTAAAAGTTAGAGAAAATTTAAAACAAATTGCTTATAGAGTAATGGTAATTTTCAATCCTATTAAATTAATTATAGATAATTATCCAGATAATCATACAGAATGGTTATATTCACAAAATCATCCAGACAATATAGAATTTGGATTCAGAAAAATTCCTTTTTCCAAATTTATATATATAGAAAAAAATGATTTTTTAGAACAAAAAACAAATAATTTTTTTCGTCTTTCAATTAATCAATATGTTAGATTAAAAAATGCTTATATTATAAAAGCTCATTCAGTAATTAAAGATAAAATTGGAAATATTATAGAAATACATTGTTTATATGATCCACAAAGTAAATCTGGAACTATGAATAATAATAAATATACTAATAAAATAAAAAGTACTTTACATTGGGTATCTATTGCTCATTCTATTACTATAGAAACATATATTTATCATAAACTGTTTCAATTAAATAATAAATATGCTAATTTATTTGATCAAACCAATATTAATAATCAATCAATAGAAAAAATTATTGCTTATGCAGAACCAATATTAAAAAATGCTAAAATAGGAGAACATTTTCAATTTCAAAGAATTGGTTATTTTTACGTAGTTTATGAAAATAATAAATTAATTTTTAATCAAACTTTTCCTTTAAAAAAAAATTTAAAAAAAATTAATAATAAAAAATTATGATGATGAAATTTCAAAAGAAATATTTTCATAATCCTTTATTCCAGTTCCAGCAGGAATTTTATGACCAACAATAACATTTTCTTTTAATCCATTTAAATTATCTGTTTTACTACTTATTGCAGCTTCACTTAATACTTTGGTAGTTTCTTGAAAAGAAGCAGCTGATATAAAAGATTTAGTTTGTAAAGCTGCTTTAGTAATACCTTGTAATATAGGTTTAGCAATAGCAGGAATTGCTTGACGAGTAATTAATAATTTTTTATTTTTATATTTTAATACAACATTTTCATTTCTAAATTTACGATAACTAATAATATCTCCTACTTTAAAATTTTCAGAATGACC containing:
- the glnS gene encoding glutamine--tRNA ligase, whose amino-acid sequence is MNNLNFIEKIIEDDIQKGFPIHNLKFRFPPEPNGALHLGHVKAIYLNFYLGQKYQAPVNLRFDDTNPNLYDGHKYVEFIKNDIIFLGFKWDKECYASDYFQILYELARMLIKNDKAYVDNQTQYMIQIQRKNPIEKGINSIFRNRCVEENLYLFEKMKNGCFKEGTCVLRAKIDMSSSNMNMRDPIMYRILKKKHFRTKNTWCIYPTYDWTHGQCDYIEQISHSLCSSEFENRRPLYNWYLDQIVDKQQKIKPKQIEFSRLNLQNAITSKREIQKLIDKQIINSWNDPRIYTISGLRRKGYTAVGIKKFIQDIGVTKRNNVINISLLELKVRENLKQIAYRVMVIFNPIKLIIDNYPDNHTEWLYSQNHPDNIEFGFRKIPFSKFIYIEKNDFLEQKTNNFFRLSINQYVRLKNAYIIKAHSVIKDKIGNIIEIHCLYDPQSKSGTMNNNKYTNKIKSTLHWVSIAHSITIETYIYHKLFQLNNKYANLFDQTNINNQSIEKIIAYAEPILKNAKIGEHFQFQRIGYFYVVYENNKLIFNQTFPLKKNLKKINNKKL